The nucleotide sequence TGCCGCGCCAGTGCTGGCCGGCCAGCAGCGCGAGCGCATCGGGCGTGAGCTCGGGCGGGGCCTCGCCGCTGCGCAGCGCCATGTCCTCGCCGAGCGCCTCGACCAGCGCCGGGATGTCGGAGCGCCGCTCGCGCAGCGGCGGCACGCGCAGCGGCAGCACGTTGAGGCGATAGTAGAGGTCCTCGCGGAACTGGCCGCGGCGCACCAGCTCGGGCAGGTCGCGCGAGGTGGCGGCGATCACGCGCGCGTCGAAGGGAATCAGCTTGTTCGAACCGAGCGGCTCGATCTCCCCTTCCTGCAGCGCGCGCAGCAGCTTGGCCTGCAGGCCCAGCGGCATGTCGCCGATCTCGTCGAGGAACAGGCTGCCGCCGTCGGCCAGCTTGAACTTGCCCTCGCGCCCGCGCTTGTCGGCGCCGGTGAAGGCACCGGGCGCGACGCCGAAGAACTCGGCCTCGAGCAGGGTGTCGGGCACGGCCGCGATGTTGAGGCTCACGAACTGGCCCCGGGCGCGCGCCGAGGCCGCATGGATCGCATGCGCGAGCAGTTCCTTGCCGGTGCCGGTCTCGCCGAGCAGCAGCACCGGGCTCGCCGACTGCGCCGCGCGGCGCGCATGGCGCTTGACCTCGACCGCGGCCGGGCTGCTGCCGATGAAGCTCGCGAAGGTGTACTTGGAACGGCGCTGGCCCTCGGCCGCCTGCTGGTAGAGCGGGTTGTTGCGCTGGCTCGCGAGCTCCCGCCGCGCATCGTCGAGGTCGCGCTGCAGCAGCGCGAACTTGCTGATCAGCGGCTGCAGCGTGGTCTCGGGCTGGTCGAACAGCACGATGCCGATGGCGCCGATCACCTCGCCCGCGCCGTCGGCACGCTCCTCGCGCAGCGGGATGCGGCTCACGACGAAGGTGCCGGCCTTGTTGGTCAAGAGGTCGATGAGGATCGGCTCGCCGGTCTCGAGCACGCGGCGCATCTGGGTGTTGGGGATCACGTCCTCCACCATGTGGCCGAGGAACTGGTCGATCGACGAGAAGCCCAGCGCGGGCAGGAAGCGCCGGTAGCCCTCGTTGACCCAGACGATGCGCCCGCTGCGGTCGACCAGGAACATGCCCTGGCTCATGCGCGAGAACAGGTGGAACATGGAACGCGCGGCCAGCGCGAGGATGCCGTCGGCATCGAGCGGCAGGGCGGAGGGCGCGGCGGCCGCGGCGGCGGTAGGGGCAGGCATGCGCGGATCGTAGCCTGCATCAATCCGCAACAAATCCGGCATCGCCGGCCGGCGCCGGCGGGTCAGAATGCCCCGGGGTGCCGCCGCCCGGCAGCGCCGGGCGCCCTCCCCGCCCCCCACGCGGCCCGCCCCCGTTTCCCTCGCGCCCCATCGGCCCGCGCCGCTCCCGTCTTCAGGAGACCTTCAGCCTGGGTTCAGGCCGGCCTAAGTTAATCAATCGTTTGATTTGAAGCATGGTGTAATCGCCCGCATGAAGTCCACGCTTCCTCCATCGACGGAGCCGGCGCGCAAGACCGCCGCCGTCCCGCGCGCGCCGCGCAGCGACGGCGCCGAGGCGCGCCAGCGGCTGCTCTACACCGCGCTGCGGCTGTTCGCGCAGAAGGGCTTCGCCAAGACCTCCACGCGCGAGATCGTGCGCGAGGCCGGGGTCAACATCTCGGCCATCAGCTACTACTTCGGCGACAAGGCCGGCCTCTACGCCGCCACCTTCAGCGAGCCCATGGGCGGCAACGCGGGCGACTTCGTGGCGCTCTACGCCGCGCCCGGCCTCTCGCTCGAGGAATCGCTGCGCATCTTCTTCGCCAAGATGGTCGAGCCCTTCGACCAGGGCGAGGTGGTGCGCCAGTGCATCCATCTGCACATGCGCGAGATGCTCGAACCCACGAGCCTGTGGGCCAAGGAGCTCGAGCGCGACATCAAGGACCCGCACCGCGCCATCGCCGCGATGCTGTGCCGCCATCTCGGCGTGGCCCGCGCCGACGACGACATCCACCGGCTGACCTTCGCGATCACCGGCCTCGCGATGCAGCTGTTCGTGAGCCAGGACGTGATCGAGGCGATCCGTCCCGCGCTGCTCGACACGCCGCGCGCCGTCGACACCTGGGCCCGGCGCCTGGCCGGCTACGCGCTGGCGCTGGTCGAGGCCGAGGCGCGGCGCCGCGCCGCCGACCCGGTGCCGCCCGCGCGCGCGATCGCCCCGCCCTCCATCCCGCTCCGGGAGAAAGACAGCATGAGACGAGTTCCACGACCGATCGCCCTCCTCTGCCTGCGGGCAGGCCTCGGACTCGGCCTGGCCGCCGGCCTCGCCGGCTGCGGCCTGACCCGGCCGCCTGCCACGGTCGGCGCGCCCGCCCCCGCGCAATGGCACGCGCCGCTGCCGCATGGCGGCTCGCTGGCCCAGCTGGCCGAATGGTGGCGCCAGCTCGACGACCCGCTTTTGGTCGACCTGATCGCGGCCGCCGAGGGCGCGAGCCCCAACGTGGCGAGCGCCGCGGCGCGGCTGGCCGAGGCGCGCTCGACCCGCGTGCAGGCCGGTGCCGCGCTGCTGCCCAGCCTCGATGGCACGGCCTCGGCGAGCCGGGGCACCGCGGGGCTGACGGGCGGCGCTCCCGGCGGCAGCAGGGGTGCCGCCGGCACCTCCGGCGGCGCCAGCTCGGGCGCCGGCAGCACCTCGGCCACCACGCCGATCACCACGCTGCAGGCCGGCCTGCAGACCAAGTGGGAGATCGACCTGTTCGGCCGTCTGCGCGCCGACCGCGACGCGGCGGTGCAGCGCGAGCGCAGCGCCGATGCCAAGTGGCACGAGGCGCGCGTCTCGGTCGCGGCCGAGACCGCCAACGCCTACTTCGCCGAGCGCGCCTGCCAGCAGCAGCTGCGCGTGGCCGAGTCCGACACCCGCTCGCGCGGCGAGACCGCGCGCCTGACCGACCTGTCGATGCGCGCCGGCTTCACCGCGCCGGCCGACGCCGCGCTCGCGCGCGCCAGCGCCTCCGACGCCTCGGGCCGGCTGACGCAGCAGCGCGCGCAGTGCGCGGTGCAGCGCAAGGCGCTGGTGGCGCTCACCGGCATCGCCGAGACCGAGCTCGAGACCCGGCTCGCGGCCGCGCCCGCGCAGCGCGCGCTGCCGGCCGTGGGCCGCATCGACAGCGTGCCGGCCAACGCCATCGCCCAGCGGCCCGACGTCTACGCGGCCGAACTCGGGGTGGCCGCGGCCAGCGCCGAGGTGGGTTCGGCCGAGGCCGAGCGTTATCCGCGGCTCACCATCTCCGGCAACATCGGCCGCACGGGCTTTCGCGTCAGCGGCTTCCGCGAATCGATCGAGACCTGGACCGTCGGCCCGGTGGCGCTCACCGTGCCGCTGCTCGACGGCGGCGCGCGCGCGGCCAATGCCGACGCGGCCAAGGCGCGCTACACCGAAGCCGTGGCGCTCTACCGCGCCAACGTGCGCCAGGCTGTGCGCGAGGTCGAGGAGGCGCTGGTCAACCTCGACGCCACCGATGCGCGCACCGGCGACGCCGACGCCGCGGTGCAGAACTACCAGGCTTCGTTCAACGCCACGCAGGCGCGCTTCGACAGCGGCCTGGCGAGCCTGTTCGAGCTCGAGGATGCGCGCCGCACGCTGTTCAGCGCGCAGACCGCGCGCGTCTCGCTGCAGCGCGAGCGCGCCGAGGCCTGGGTCGCGCTGTACCGCTCGATGGGCGGCGGCTGGACCCGCCCCGGCACCGCGGCCGCCGCCGCCGGAGCCGAAGCCACGCCCCAGCGCGTCCCCGTGACCATCATCACCACGCCGGGCCGCACCCTCACCATCTACCGCTCCTCCACCCCGGCCGCCAAGGTCGCGACGTCGCCATGAAAAGCCCCTCCCGCACCACCCTCATCGTCGTCCTGGTCGCCGTGGCCGCCATCGCCGCGGCGCTGTTCCTGTTCGGCCGCGGCAAGTCCGCGGACGCGCCTGCGCAGCAGGGGCAGCAAGCGGCCGCGAAGGACGGCAAGGCCGCCTCGGCGCGGCCCGTGCTCACGGTCACCATCGGCCAGCCCGAGACCACCGAACTCGCGGTGACGCTCGCGGCCAACGGCAACGTCGCCGCCTGGCAGGAGGCCAGCGTGGGCTCCGAGTCGAACGGGCTGCGGCTGGCCGAGGTGCGCGTCAACGTCGGCGACCTGGTGAAGAAGGGCCAGGTGCTCGCCACCTTCTCGCCCGAGACGGTGCAGGCCGACATCGCGCAGGCCAAGGCCTCGCTGGCCGAAGCCCGCGCCACTGCGGCCGACGCGGCCGGCAACGCGGCGCGCGCGCGCACCCTGCAGGCCACGGGCGCGCTGAGCCAGCAGCAGATCAACCAGTACCAGACCAGCGAGCAGACCGCGAAGGCGCGCGTCGAGGCCGCGGAGGCGGTGCTGGCGGCGCAGCAGGTGCGCGGCCGCAACACGCAGGTGCTGGCGCCCGACGACGGCGTGATCTCCGCGCGCAGCGCCACCGTCGGCAGCGTGGTGTCGGCCGGCACCGAGCTGTTCCGGCTGATCCGCCAGGGCCGGCTCGAATGGCGCGCCGAGGTCACCTCGGCCGAGATCGCGCGCATCGCGCTCGGCACGCCGGTGTTCGTGGTGGGCGCCAGCGGCGCGCAGGTGCAGGGCAAGGTGCGCAGCATCGCGCCCACGGTCGATCCGCAGACGCGCGCGGCGCTGGTCTACGTCGACCTGCCGCCGGTGCAGCAGAACACCGGCATCAAGGCCGGCATGTTCGCGCGCGGCGACTTCGAGCTCGGCCGCAGCAGCGCGCCCACGGTGCCGCAGAGCGC is from Variovorax paradoxus and encodes:
- a CDS encoding efflux RND transporter periplasmic adaptor subunit, which codes for MKSPSRTTLIVVLVAVAAIAAALFLFGRGKSADAPAQQGQQAAAKDGKAASARPVLTVTIGQPETTELAVTLAANGNVAAWQEASVGSESNGLRLAEVRVNVGDLVKKGQVLATFSPETVQADIAQAKASLAEARATAADAAGNAARARTLQATGALSQQQINQYQTSEQTAKARVEAAEAVLAAQQVRGRNTQVLAPDDGVISARSATVGSVVSAGTELFRLIRQGRLEWRAEVTSAEIARIALGTPVFVVGASGAQVQGKVRSIAPTVDPQTRAALVYVDLPPVQQNTGIKAGMFARGDFELGRSSAPTVPQSAIVPRDGFNNLFLLKDDNRVSQLKVQTGRRVGDRVEITSALPQGARMVVEGAGFLNDGDLVKVVDAPARAPAAAASAPAAPSAGNGK
- a CDS encoding efflux transporter outer membrane subunit: MRRVPRPIALLCLRAGLGLGLAAGLAGCGLTRPPATVGAPAPAQWHAPLPHGGSLAQLAEWWRQLDDPLLVDLIAAAEGASPNVASAAARLAEARSTRVQAGAALLPSLDGTASASRGTAGLTGGAPGGSRGAAGTSGGASSGAGSTSATTPITTLQAGLQTKWEIDLFGRLRADRDAAVQRERSADAKWHEARVSVAAETANAYFAERACQQQLRVAESDTRSRGETARLTDLSMRAGFTAPADAALARASASDASGRLTQQRAQCAVQRKALVALTGIAETELETRLAAAPAQRALPAVGRIDSVPANAIAQRPDVYAAELGVAAASAEVGSAEAERYPRLTISGNIGRTGFRVSGFRESIETWTVGPVALTVPLLDGGARAANADAAKARYTEAVALYRANVRQAVREVEEALVNLDATDARTGDADAAVQNYQASFNATQARFDSGLASLFELEDARRTLFSAQTARVSLQRERAEAWVALYRSMGGGWTRPGTAAAAAGAEATPQRVPVTIITTPGRTLTIYRSSTPAAKVATSP
- a CDS encoding sigma 54-interacting transcriptional regulator, which produces MPAPTAAAAAAPSALPLDADGILALAARSMFHLFSRMSQGMFLVDRSGRIVWVNEGYRRFLPALGFSSIDQFLGHMVEDVIPNTQMRRVLETGEPILIDLLTNKAGTFVVSRIPLREERADGAGEVIGAIGIVLFDQPETTLQPLISKFALLQRDLDDARRELASQRNNPLYQQAAEGQRRSKYTFASFIGSSPAAVEVKRHARRAAQSASPVLLLGETGTGKELLAHAIHAASARARGQFVSLNIAAVPDTLLEAEFFGVAPGAFTGADKRGREGKFKLADGGSLFLDEIGDMPLGLQAKLLRALQEGEIEPLGSNKLIPFDARVIAATSRDLPELVRRGQFREDLYYRLNVLPLRVPPLRERRSDIPALVEALGEDMALRSGEAPPELTPDALALLAGQHWRGNIRELRNVLEQVTMRSDSQRIDAAQLERILREAGLEQIAQPAALRDAHDADEEAALLRPLAQQVAELERRAIGAALAATGGNKLATSRLLGISRATLYERMTNQAD